In the genome of Sulfurimonas autotrophica DSM 16294, the window TTTTACTGTTGATGAAAAAGACAAAGTTGTATTAATAACAGAAGAAGGTATTACTAAAGCCGAAGAACTTTTCGGTGTTGAAAATCTTTACAGTGCAGAAAATTCTTCACTGCCGCATGCACTTGACCAGGCTCTAAAAGCAAATCATCTGTTTGAAAAAGATGTTGATTATGTTGTCAATGACGGTGAAGTGGTAATTGTAGATGAGTTTACCGGAAGATTAAGCGAGGGACGCCGTTTTTCTGAGGGTCTTCATCAGGCACTCGAAGCAAAAGAGGGTGTTGAAATTAAAGAAGAGACACAGACTCTTGCAGACATTACCTTTCAAAATTACTTTAGAATGTATGATAAACTCGCAGGTATGACAGGTACTGCTGAAACTGAAGCAACAGAATTTGCGCAAATTTACAACCTGGATGTTGTCTCGATTCCTACAAATATTCCAATTGCCAGAAATGATTTAAATGACCTTATTTATAAAACTGAAGAAGAAAAATTCGGCGCTGCTATAGAGACTATAAAAAAACTCAGCAAAACAGGACAACCGATTCTTATAGGTACGGCTTCTATTGAAAAATCTGAAGTTTTACATGAAGTGCTTAAACGTGAAAAAATTGCCCATACAGTACTTAATGCAAAAAATCACGCACAAGAGGGTGAAATCATTAAGTCTGCCGGAGCCAAAAGTGCTGTAACAATTGCGACAAATATGGCAGGACGCGGTGTTGACATTAAAGTAAGCGAAGAAGTCAAAGATCTTGGCGGTTTATACATAATAGGAACGGAGCGCCATGAGAACCGTCGTATTGACAACCAGTTAAGAGGTCGTTCAGGACGTCAAGGTGATCCGGGAACAACACAATTTTATCTTTCACTGGAAGATAATCTTTTGCGAATATTCGGAAGTGATAAAATCAAGTCTATTATGGAAAGACTTGGTGTTGAAGATGGTGAATACATAGAGTCAAGAATGGTAACCCGTGCAGTTGAAAAAGCACAGAAAAAAGTTGAAAATATGCACTATGAAGGGCGTAAACAGATTGTTGAATATGATGATGTTGCAAATGAGCAAAGAAAAATCGTCTATAAATTCAGAAATCAACTTTTAAGTGATGATTATGACATTGGTGCAAAAGTTGATGAAATTAGAGAAGAATATGTTGCCAATCTTTTAGCGCTCTCAGATATATTTGCAGGTGCAGATAAAGAAGACTTTAATCTTGAAAAATTAGCACAGCTCATTAAAGAAGAGACAAACTTTGATTTAGATCTAGCAGAGCTTAACGATTTAGAGTATGAAGAATTATATGCTAAAATTGTAGAACTGTTAAAAACTGCTTATGATGAAAAAATGGGTGTATTGGATGATGGAACAAGAAAAGATATAGAAAAAGAGTTTTATCTTAAAGAGTTAGATAATGCATGGAGAGAGCACCTATATGCGATGGATAATATGAAAACAGGTATTCGTTTACGTGCTTACAACCAAAAAGATCCTTTGGTTGAGTATAAAAAAGAGAGTTTCAGTCTTTTTGGTGAATTGATTAATGATATAAAATTCAATACCATCAGAACCTTGCAGATTATACAATTCCAGATGGAATCACCAGAAGAAGAAGCTGCTAGAATCTCCAAACAGTTAGAAGAGGAGAAAAAAGCACAAGAAGCATTAATGCGACTCAATCACCATGACAATGTAGATATAGATGCTGAAGATGACTTGGTTGTAACTAAAAAAATTGCAAGAAATGACCCTTGTCCATGCGGAAGTGGTAAAAAGTATAAACAATGCTGCGGTAAAAGCGGTCCTAAAAAAGGTGTTTTTGCTTCTTGAAAAAGTCAATAGTTTCTTATCTGGTAAAAAGGTTTTTGCGCTTTGACAAAGACCAGCCTTTTATCTTTATTTCAGCGCTCCTTGCCTTTATAGGTATTACGCTGGGTGTTATGGTGTTGCTTATTGCCATGGCGTTGATGAATGGGTTTGACAAAGAGTTCAAAGACAAACTTACCGTTATGAACTATCCTTTAACAATAATTCCTAAATTTTACGGTGCAGTAAATAACAATCTGCTTATAGATTTGGAAGAAAAATTTCCCTCTTTGTATTTTAGTCCTTATATACAATCTTCAGTAATGGCAAGAAGTGGTTCAAAACTCGAAGGCGGTTATCTTTTCGGTGTCAATTTTGAAGATGAAGCTAAGGTTAATTCGGTCCTTGCCAAGGCTATAACTGGGCATACATTTAAAAAATTTGATGTACTTATAGGAAAAAGTCTAAAAGAAGAGTTTAATCTGCATGAAAATGACAAGCTTATGTATATATTTACAAATGTAGAACCGGGAGGACTCTCTGTTACTCCAAAGATTAAACGATTCAAAGTCAAGTCAGTTTTTGATTCAGGACTTTCTGCGTATGACAAAGCATATGCATATACAACTTTAGAATCCATGCAGGCGATAGAGCATATGGCTGCCAATCAGTATGACGGTATACATATATTTTCAAAACACCCCAGAGCTGATATATTAAAAATTAAAAAAGAACTACCTATTAGTGTTACAATTAAAGGTTGGTGGGAAGATAATGTGAATTTCTTTGCTGCTTTGGAGATGGAAAAAACATCGCTTTTTATCGTACTGATGCTTATTATTCTCATTGCTTCTATCAATATAATATCTTCTCTTTTAATGACTGTTATGAACAGAAGAGGTGAGATTGCACTTTTGCTTTCATTGGGCGCAACAACATCTGAAATTAAAAAAGTTTTTTTATATCTTGGAATTGTTATCGGTATTGCAGGGATTTTAGCCGGTATTGTTCTGGGTCTCAGCGGCATATGGGTCCTCAGCACTTTTGATATTGTACATTTACCTAAAGATGTTTATCCAACATCAAGGCTTCCTCTTGACTTGACACTGCAGGATTTCAGTTTCATCGTTCTTGGCGCTTTTGGTATAGTCATCGCTTCTTCTTACTATCCGGCTAAAAAAGCGAGTGAAGTAGATATATTAACTGTATTGAGAAATGAATAATATTTTTTAATACAGTTTTTTAATAAGTTCGTACGGAAGGGTAAGTGTTCTTTTTATAATATTTAAAGGCGCTACGACAATATCTTTTGCAAGCATTGTTTTTACAGTTGGGTCATCGAGTTTTCCTGTTACCTTTAAAGTAGTCGATATATTTTTTCCATCGAATATAATATATCCTACCAGAGGTACTTTTGATAAGTTGCTTCCCAAATCAGTTTTTAGATTCAATGTCAGGTCGATACTGTTTTTTTCAATATCTGCAGTGCCTTTGCCCAAAATTGTCATCTCTTTTGATTCAAGATAAATATCTGAAATGTCAAAAACACCTTTTTTTGCATGAAACTTCACATATGCGTTCTTTACATGTAAGCCTTTTTTGTTGTAACCGGGCAGTGAAAAAGTAACAAGAGAGGGGACAGTGTTGATGAATGCCAAAACATTATTTAAAAGTTTGTAGTCAATCATTGTAGTGTCATACATGTAAAAAACACCTTTATAATCATCAAGTGTACCATCTATAGAAAAGTCTAAACTTCCACCGCTGAATTTAGACAAAACAAAGAGTTTTTCCATGAATTTATCATTAAAATTCTTCCCATATAAATGAAATGTATTATTTTCTAGTTTAAATCCTGTGTTACCCTTTTCGTGCATAAGCTGTGTTGTTAAAATATTATTATAATACTGTAGATGCATCGCATCAGAAATAACATATCTCCTGTTGCCGAGATAGAGATACGAATTTATTGCATCTATTGAAAGCTTCAATTTGCTTTTACCTGAACTTGACTGTACTATTTGTTTCGTAAAATCAATGATTGCATCAATATTTAAGCCGGTATCATGCATTTTTATTTTAATCTCTTTATTTATTTTTACATTGATATTTTTGCTCACAGTGAGATAAATTTTATGCTCTTTGGTAATCTCTCCCGAAATGCTATAGCGGGTAATTTTTTTATCTTTATTAACAAGTAAACAATAAGGGTAGCGTATATTTGCATTAAACTGAGTATACAGGGCATCACTTTTTTTATAAAAACTGATTTCTCCCTCATTAAGTTTATATTTTTCTAAAAAATGTGATTTTTTTGCTATAGTTGCAAGAGAACCCAGCGTCAGTCTCCATTGTTCACTGCTTGAAACAAACGTAGCATCCAGCTCTTTTGAATTAATTGTAATATTTTCACCATCAATATGTCCGCCAAGCAATATTTTGTTATTTTCATACAAAACCTCACCTGTGTCTGGGTTTTTTAGTATAAAATCGCTCAAGCTTATATGCGCTTTTTTAGAATTAAAATCATAATTGGCATAAATCTTCGTACTGATATATTGGCTTATTTTCAGCAGCGTATGCTTTAAGTAAACGCTTTCTTTCTCAAAACTGATATAAAAATCTTTTGCTTTATATTCTGAACCGTTCACACTAAAATAGATATCAGCATTAGAAGAAACTGATAAAAACTTATTATATGTTACTTTTAACGGCGTGACAGTTTGGGACAACTCCACGCCGCCGTATTTTAATTTGAGTAAATCTACATCCAAATTCATTTGCGCTGTTTTTAGATGAATCATTCCGTTAGCATATCCATTTGCCATTTTGTCGACTTTGAAAAATGTTACAGGTATTTTTGCCCTAAGAGTATTTAAATCAAAATCAACCAAAAGCTTATCGAGCGTCACTTGCTTGTTTTTGTATTTCCATTGAGATTTTTGAATGTCAATGGTATCTTGTTTGGGATCAATATTGTATGCAATATGCAGAGGTATTTTGTCTGTTATAAGTGACAAATCATGCGTCTGTATTTTATGAAAATCAAGATTGATAATTCCGGTAGATTTTTTTGCATTAAAGGTTACATGTACATCAGCTTGAGCAATATCTTTGTATTGTGCATTCATCTTATCTATCGCAACATCATAATTATCAAGATGTATATGTGTGTCATAAATGTCTATGTTGAGACCAAGATAATCAAAATTTGCTTTTTTTGTATAAAAGTCGCCTTTTGCATCAACATTAATCGTGCGCAGATTAACTGTTATAATGAGATTTGTATCAACCTTGCCTTTTCTTTGTAAAAAAGGCAGTTTTATGTCGTAGGTGCTTAATACATGTAGCATATCTTTGTTGAGCATGCCGTCAAATAATAGATGCAGCGTCAGAAGTTCTTCTTTTTTGCTAAAATCTATTTTCAGCCAGCTTTTGTCTAAATTCATACCATAAGAGGAGGGCTTCTGCGGTCTTATATATAAAACACCGTTTTTAAACTCAAGGTTAGTCTGCTGTGTATGTACGGCATCAAGTTTTGGATTATAAGCATAAGTGAGTTTTTTTCCAACCGCTTTGATATAGATATTTTTATAGGCATTTTCTAAATCAGTATAATCCATAAAACCATTAAATTTTT includes:
- the secA gene encoding preprotein translocase subunit SecA, whose protein sequence is MLQAFMGKVFGTANDRELKKYTKKVQKINDLESKYEVLSDDELKEAFNNLRESIISGEKSLDDVMYDSFAITREASKRVLNMRHFDVQLIGGMVLHEGRIAEMKTGEGKTLVATLAITLNAMTGKGVHLVTVNDYLASRDAKEMGVLYNFLGYSVGTILEDMHDPVEKKAAYDADITYGTNNEFGFDYLRDNMSYSKDQMVQRGHNFVIVDEVDSILIDEARTPLIISGPTNRNMQDYVRANQIALQLNKDKHFTVDEKDKVVLITEEGITKAEELFGVENLYSAENSSLPHALDQALKANHLFEKDVDYVVNDGEVVIVDEFTGRLSEGRRFSEGLHQALEAKEGVEIKEETQTLADITFQNYFRMYDKLAGMTGTAETEATEFAQIYNLDVVSIPTNIPIARNDLNDLIYKTEEEKFGAAIETIKKLSKTGQPILIGTASIEKSEVLHEVLKREKIAHTVLNAKNHAQEGEIIKSAGAKSAVTIATNMAGRGVDIKVSEEVKDLGGLYIIGTERHENRRIDNQLRGRSGRQGDPGTTQFYLSLEDNLLRIFGSDKIKSIMERLGVEDGEYIESRMVTRAVEKAQKKVENMHYEGRKQIVEYDDVANEQRKIVYKFRNQLLSDDYDIGAKVDEIREEYVANLLALSDIFAGADKEDFNLEKLAQLIKEETNFDLDLAELNDLEYEELYAKIVELLKTAYDEKMGVLDDGTRKDIEKEFYLKELDNAWREHLYAMDNMKTGIRLRAYNQKDPLVEYKKESFSLFGELINDIKFNTIRTLQIIQFQMESPEEEAARISKQLEEEKKAQEALMRLNHHDNVDIDAEDDLVVTKKIARNDPCPCGSGKKYKQCCGKSGPKKGVFAS
- a CDS encoding ABC transporter permease, coding for MKKSIVSYLVKRFLRFDKDQPFIFISALLAFIGITLGVMVLLIAMALMNGFDKEFKDKLTVMNYPLTIIPKFYGAVNNNLLIDLEEKFPSLYFSPYIQSSVMARSGSKLEGGYLFGVNFEDEAKVNSVLAKAITGHTFKKFDVLIGKSLKEEFNLHENDKLMYIFTNVEPGGLSVTPKIKRFKVKSVFDSGLSAYDKAYAYTTLESMQAIEHMAANQYDGIHIFSKHPRADILKIKKELPISVTIKGWWEDNVNFFAALEMEKTSLFIVLMLIILIASINIISSLLMTVMNRRGEIALLLSLGATTSEIKKVFLYLGIVIGIAGILAGIVLGLSGIWVLSTFDIVHLPKDVYPTSRLPLDLTLQDFSFIVLGAFGIVIASSYYPAKKASEVDILTVLRNE
- a CDS encoding AsmA-like C-terminal domain-containing protein, whose protein sequence is MRDKTITKIIAKTYVSIVSFFTFMFILFIGLFIVLQNGLYLDNVSISNIHAKNIYIKWDNKLNVSVQELKIDTTNSKIQHHTTFKEISKSLKVISQTTNWFHSIVIANLHVNNASGSFKYTSDNQGFLVIKSPTLNLESKIYFKSHLLKVSIDNFTDKKRALQAKGIVIFDTNAKKIYTEVNLDIHNDTNLTFYSVADSQRLVYNVHSNKSISDISYLIKMAHLPKEVIYWAYTAIKMQHLDIEKFNGFMDYTDLENAYKNIYIKAVGKKLTYAYNPKLDAVHTQQTNLEFKNGVLYIRPQKPSSYGMNLDKSWLKIDFSKKEELLTLHLLFDGMLNKDMLHVLSTYDIKLPFLQRKGKVDTNLIITVNLRTINVDAKGDFYTKKANFDYLGLNIDIYDTHIHLDNYDVAIDKMNAQYKDIAQADVHVTFNAKKSTGIINLDFHKIQTHDLSLITDKIPLHIAYNIDPKQDTIDIQKSQWKYKNKQVTLDKLLVDFDLNTLRAKIPVTFFKVDKMANGYANGMIHLKTAQMNLDVDLLKLKYGGVELSQTVTPLKVTYNKFLSVSSNADIYFSVNGSEYKAKDFYISFEKESVYLKHTLLKISQYISTKIYANYDFNSKKAHISLSDFILKNPDTGEVLYENNKILLGGHIDGENITINSKELDATFVSSSEQWRLTLGSLATIAKKSHFLEKYKLNEGEISFYKKSDALYTQFNANIRYPYCLLVNKDKKITRYSISGEITKEHKIYLTVSKNINVKINKEIKIKMHDTGLNIDAIIDFTKQIVQSSSGKSKLKLSIDAINSYLYLGNRRYVISDAMHLQYYNNILTTQLMHEKGNTGFKLENNTFHLYGKNFNDKFMEKLFVLSKFSGGSLDFSIDGTLDDYKGVFYMYDTTMIDYKLLNNVLAFINTVPSLVTFSLPGYNKKGLHVKNAYVKFHAKKGVFDISDIYLESKEMTILGKGTADIEKNSIDLTLNLKTDLGSNLSKVPLVGYIIFDGKNISTTLKVTGKLDDPTVKTMLAKDIVVAPLNIIKRTLTLPYELIKKLY